Proteins encoded by one window of Polaribacter haliotis:
- a CDS encoding FadR/GntR family transcriptional regulator — translation MKISLIDKDSNKIVQNDVICKIRDLINAKNLERGDKLPSERIMSEKFDVKRNHIREAIRKLEFYGVLKSMSQSGTFLAIGLTGFNGIVEEIVSLETPSFDELVETRISLELQTVCLAAKRRTDADLIRMKEALDAFKVKIINGKDYLEEDLLFHLAIAKASKNTTLITLMLLITPPILVNYKRDEVCEGDGISSEIKKHEDIYFAIASKDPELGVKMMNDHFFKLSKHIENRNKIN, via the coding sequence ATGAAAATAAGTTTAATAGATAAAGACTCAAATAAAATAGTACAGAATGATGTAATCTGTAAGATTCGTGATTTAATAAACGCTAAAAATTTAGAGCGTGGAGATAAATTACCATCTGAAAGAATTATGTCAGAAAAATTTGATGTAAAAAGAAACCATATTAGAGAAGCCATCAGAAAGCTAGAATTTTATGGAGTCTTAAAATCAATGTCTCAAAGTGGCACTTTTTTAGCAATAGGTTTAACAGGTTTTAATGGTATTGTTGAAGAAATTGTTTCACTCGAGACACCTTCTTTTGATGAATTGGTAGAAACAAGAATATCATTAGAATTACAAACAGTTTGTCTTGCTGCTAAAAGAAGAACAGATGCAGATTTAATACGAATGAAAGAAGCTTTAGACGCATTTAAGGTTAAAATTATTAATGGTAAGGATTATTTAGAAGAAGATTTGTTATTTCATTTAGCGATTGCAAAGGCAAGTAAAAACACCACTTTAATAACATTAATGCTTTTAATTACACCACCAATTCTAGTAAATTATAAAAGAGATGAAGTTTGTGAAGGTGATGGTATCAGTTCTGAAATAAAAAAACACGAAGATATATATTTTGCAATAGCTTCTAAAGATCCAGAATTAGGCGTTAAAATGATGAACGATCACTTTTTTAAATTATCAAAACACATAGAAAATAGAAATAAAATTAATTAA
- a CDS encoding polysaccharide lyase family 7 protein — protein MNRKNIVSVSKLFIFGILITLISCKNSDKKTDKKEAPKTVYASKVIPFFDHWKLILGNGKNVGIANNFEDKDFFFTEKDKDGEWVVFKAPNAGNTHGTSNNIRTELAQTKKWYPKTANDKLTATLKVMNVSSTGDARVAASHAVVIGQIHSADKHENEPLKIFYKKFPGHTKGSVFWHYEINTAGDDNSGRWDYSSAVWGNDFSVVGETANTYPEEPKDGIALGEEFSYEVEVKYGIMNLKFTSKGHETKTFTKNLIASEYTTKANIPEQTQKLFVPMGQDGVERKEAYTGEGCFFKLGAYNQTNGKSPEINKNWCSGAETHGGDLKKQYADGNYAEVWFKNGSISISDNAVSNDGYFNKNDKVK, from the coding sequence ATGAATAGAAAAAATATAGTATCAGTATCAAAGCTTTTCATCTTCGGAATTTTAATAACACTAATAAGTTGTAAGAATTCTGATAAAAAAACAGATAAAAAAGAAGCTCCAAAAACGGTTTACGCAAGTAAGGTTATTCCATTTTTTGACCATTGGAAATTAATTTTAGGAAACGGAAAAAATGTTGGAATTGCCAATAATTTTGAGGATAAGGATTTCTTTTTCACAGAAAAGGATAAAGATGGTGAATGGGTAGTTTTTAAAGCACCAAATGCAGGAAACACGCATGGAACTTCAAATAATATAAGAACAGAATTAGCTCAAACAAAAAAATGGTATCCAAAAACTGCGAATGATAAATTAACTGCTACACTTAAAGTCATGAATGTTTCTTCTACAGGAGATGCTAGAGTAGCAGCTTCACATGCAGTAGTTATAGGCCAAATTCATAGTGCAGATAAGCATGAAAATGAACCACTTAAAATTTTTTATAAAAAATTTCCAGGTCATACAAAAGGTTCAGTTTTTTGGCATTATGAAATTAATACAGCAGGTGATGATAATTCAGGAAGATGGGATTATTCTTCAGCAGTTTGGGGAAATGACTTTTCTGTAGTTGGTGAAACTGCAAATACATATCCAGAAGAACCAAAAGATGGTATTGCATTAGGTGAAGAGTTTAGTTATGAAGTAGAAGTGAAATACGGTATTATGAACTTAAAATTTACAAGCAAAGGACATGAAACAAAAACGTTTACAAAAAACTTAATAGCATCAGAATACACAACAAAAGCAAATATTCCAGAACAGACGCAAAAATTATTTGTGCCAATGGGTCAAGATGGAGTAGAGCGTAAGGAGGCTTATACTGGTGAAGGCTGCTTTTTTAAATTAGGGGCATACAATCAAACAAATGGTAAATCTCCTGAAATCAATAAAAATTGGTGTTCTGGCGCTGAAACGCATGGTGGAGATTTAAAAAAACAGTATGCAGATGGAAATTATGCAGAAGTTTGGTTTAAAAATGGAAGTATTTCAATTAGTGATAATGCTGTTTCTAATGATGGTTATTTTAATAAAAACGACAAAGTAAAATAA
- a CDS encoding RagB/SusD family nutrient uptake outer membrane protein has protein sequence MKNTFILMAIMLFITACSTDLDQVPPNLGDANAISDYTPVLFAAYNYQNQAVAPMAIFGDFRADNGLFDEEFTDFDKFTAPSPLAATSSSTFFSPFYVALYNSILSANNVIINSKDATLVAEARFIRGLSYFKLVQVFGDVSVNLINPTVEEIAAADVARQPKNDVYNNVIIPDLEAARDGLAVSTAAAASGRATKYAAQGLLGKVLATMGNYPAAEVQLAAVVNGTGAANIISSMSFADVFNSDLNSAILFATQMSGSVGYSGESFTNWYAGQNTKADEGGPVSPDLVNAFAANPMDVRGALTVNNNGGNPISVKYSTLGSTEQDWIELRLADVVLLYAEALNENSKTALAITELNRIRTRAGLLGTTATSKDDVRQAILDERRLELALEGHRWFDLVRAEAAEAGIMNAEMGETISPNYYIFPIPNGEVTSFDEISQNAGY, from the coding sequence ATGAAAAATACATTTATATTAATGGCCATCATGTTGTTTATAACTGCATGTTCTACAGATTTAGATCAGGTACCACCTAATTTAGGCGATGCAAATGCAATATCAGATTATACACCAGTATTATTTGCTGCATATAACTATCAAAACCAAGCTGTTGCACCAATGGCAATATTTGGAGACTTTAGAGCTGACAATGGCTTATTTGATGAAGAATTTACAGATTTTGATAAATTTACTGCACCAAGTCCTTTAGCGGCTACTTCGTCAAGTACTTTTTTCAGCCCATTTTATGTGGCTTTGTATAACTCTATATTAAGTGCTAATAATGTTATAATAAATTCTAAAGATGCTACCCTTGTAGCTGAAGCTAGATTTATTAGAGGGTTATCTTATTTTAAATTGGTACAGGTATTTGGAGATGTTTCTGTTAATTTAATAAATCCTACTGTGGAAGAAATTGCAGCAGCAGATGTTGCAAGACAGCCTAAAAATGATGTTTATAATAATGTAATAATACCAGATTTAGAAGCAGCAAGAGATGGCTTAGCCGTTTCAACAGCAGCAGCAGCGAGTGGTAGAGCTACAAAATATGCAGCACAAGGTTTACTTGGTAAAGTTTTGGCAACAATGGGTAATTATCCGGCTGCTGAAGTACAACTAGCAGCAGTTGTTAACGGAACTGGTGCCGCAAACATTATCAGCTCTATGTCATTTGCAGATGTTTTTAATAGTGATTTAAATAGTGCTATTTTGTTTGCAACACAAATGTCTGGATCTGTTGGTTATAGTGGAGAAAGTTTTACAAACTGGTATGCTGGGCAAAATACTAAAGCAGATGAAGGAGGGCCAGTATCTCCAGATTTGGTTAATGCTTTTGCTGCGAATCCAATGGATGTAAGAGGCGCTTTAACAGTTAACAATAATGGTGGGAATCCTATCTCTGTAAAATACTCTACATTAGGTTCAACAGAACAAGATTGGATAGAATTAAGATTAGCAGATGTTGTTTTACTATATGCAGAGGCTTTAAATGAAAACTCTAAAACTGCACTTGCAATTACAGAATTGAATAGAATTAGAACAAGAGCAGGTTTATTAGGTACAACTGCCACTTCAAAAGACGATGTTAGACAAGCTATTTTAGACGAAAGAAGATTAGAGCTTGCTTTAGAAGGTCACAGATGGTTTGATTTGGTTAGAGCTGAAGCTGCTGAAGCAGGTATAATGAATGCAGAAATGGGAGAAACAATTAGTCCTAATTATTACATATTTCCTATACCAAATGGAGAAGTAACTTCATTTGATGAAATATCTCAAAATGCAGGATATTAA
- a CDS encoding Nramp family divalent metal transporter, whose protein sequence is MATTENKKSLLKKLIAIVLGFGPGIFAIGYTIGTGSVTSMIVAGSKFNMQLLWVLLLSCVFSGVLMFAYGNYALLTGETALYGFKKHLKYGKFLAILIIIGVTFGQWNSLMGILGISSNIIFEILAVNFDGLSSYKYETVLITAIIIIVTFYLLMLVGKYTFFEKILVIFVTLMGFSFIMSLCFVQPLPLDVVKGLIPTIPDIPGGKMLVAAFVGTTMASATFLSRPLFVKGKGWTIKNLDQQKKDSITAAILIFIISGVIMAVAAGALFYEGKEVTQVLDMANTLEPVAGKWAVSIFFFGALSAGLSSIFPCLLIAPLLIADYQSGTLDTSSRQFRIITAIACLVALIGPAFGANPIEIQILSQVFNVFVLPIVILGIILMLSSKKVMKDYKTSLAVYIGLFAALFFSLVISYNGVLALLEYF, encoded by the coding sequence ATGGCAACAACAGAAAATAAAAAGTCACTACTAAAAAAACTAATAGCAATAGTTTTAGGCTTTGGGCCTGGAATTTTTGCCATTGGTTATACCATTGGTACTGGTAGTGTAACCTCTATGATTGTTGCAGGAAGTAAATTCAACATGCAATTATTGTGGGTGTTGTTATTAAGTTGTGTTTTCTCTGGAGTTTTAATGTTTGCCTATGGAAATTACGCTTTATTAACTGGCGAAACCGCACTTTATGGCTTCAAAAAGCATTTAAAATATGGTAAATTTTTAGCCATTTTAATTATTATTGGCGTCACTTTTGGGCAATGGAATTCACTGATGGGTATTTTAGGAATTTCATCAAATATTATTTTTGAAATATTAGCCGTTAATTTTGATGGATTAAGTTCTTACAAATACGAAACCGTTTTAATAACCGCAATTATAATTATTGTTACGTTTTACTTACTAATGTTAGTTGGTAAATATACTTTTTTCGAAAAAATATTGGTCATTTTTGTAACCTTAATGGGGTTTTCTTTTATAATGTCTCTATGTTTTGTGCAACCATTACCTTTAGATGTTGTTAAAGGATTAATACCAACAATCCCTGATATTCCTGGAGGTAAAATGTTAGTTGCCGCTTTTGTGGGTACAACTATGGCATCAGCTACATTTTTATCAAGACCATTATTTGTAAAAGGAAAAGGGTGGACAATCAAAAATTTAGACCAACAAAAGAAAGATTCAATTACTGCAGCTATTTTAATATTTATAATTAGTGGAGTTATCATGGCAGTTGCTGCTGGTGCTTTATTTTATGAAGGAAAAGAAGTAACACAAGTATTAGATATGGCAAATACTTTAGAGCCTGTTGCAGGTAAATGGGCAGTTTCTATTTTCTTTTTTGGCGCTTTAAGTGCGGGTTTATCATCAATTTTTCCATGTTTATTAATTGCGCCATTATTAATTGCAGATTACCAATCTGGGACTTTAGATACTAGCTCTCGTCAGTTTAGAATTATTACAGCTATTGCTTGTTTGGTTGCTTTAATTGGGCCAGCATTTGGAGCCAATCCTATTGAAATTCAAATTTTATCGCAAGTATTTAATGTCTTTGTCTTACCAATTGTAATCCTTGGAATTATATTAATGTTAAGCAGCAAAAAAGTGATGAAAGATTACAAAACAAGTTTAGCTGTTTATATTGGTTTGTTCGCTGCCTTGTTCTTTTCATTAGTAATTTCGTATAATGGTGTATTAGCACTTTTGGAATATTTTTAA
- a CDS encoding SDR family NAD(P)-dependent oxidoreductase yields the protein MINNKLKGKNILITAGAQGIGESITKHFIDSGANVAIHYFSSADTANQLVAYAQTKGQKALAIAGDLTKEVQAKSMVEKTVASFGGLDILINNAGSLVARKMLSEMESDFWDKVMDINLTSMMFVTKAAAPYLAKNENSSIVNLASLAGRKGGHPGSLVYATSKGAILTFTRALSTELGPQGTKVNAVAPGLILGTSFHNTHTTKESANETIAGIPIKRAGNAADVARAVLYLASEYDGFITGATLDINGGVYNM from the coding sequence ATGATAAATAATAAATTAAAAGGGAAAAATATCCTTATAACAGCTGGTGCACAAGGAATTGGAGAATCAATAACGAAGCATTTTATTGATAGTGGGGCTAATGTAGCGATTCATTATTTTTCTAGTGCAGATACTGCAAATCAGTTAGTAGCATATGCACAAACTAAAGGCCAAAAAGCATTGGCTATAGCAGGCGATTTAACAAAAGAAGTACAGGCAAAATCTATGGTCGAAAAAACTGTAGCTTCATTTGGAGGTTTAGATATACTAATTAATAATGCAGGTTCATTGGTAGCTCGAAAAATGTTAAGTGAAATGGAATCTGATTTTTGGGATAAAGTAATGGACATAAACCTTACGTCTATGATGTTTGTAACAAAAGCAGCAGCGCCATATTTAGCGAAAAATGAGAATAGTAGTATTGTAAATTTGGCCTCACTTGCAGGACGTAAAGGTGGGCATCCAGGTTCTCTTGTTTATGCTACCAGTAAAGGAGCAATTTTAACGTTTACAAGAGCACTTTCTACAGAATTGGGTCCACAAGGAACAAAAGTGAATGCTGTTGCTCCAGGACTTATTCTGGGTACTTCATTTCATAATACACATACCACAAAAGAATCTGCAAATGAAACGATAGCTGGTATTCCAATTAAAAGAGCTGGTAATGCTGCAGATGTAGCAAGAGCAGTTCTATATTTAGCGTCTGAATATGATGGATTTATTACTGGTGCAACGCTTGATATTAATGGAGGAGTTTACAATATGTAG
- a CDS encoding RbsD/FucU domain-containing protein, with product MLKTSVIHPTIMEALARSGHFAQVVIADGNLPVGAMTGPNSTTVHLNFRPGLLDALTVLEGLIEVCPFQGAIVMEKPAEANAEIHDAYKNLLGDVTWNEMERWAFYDKIRDPNTTLIIQTGEQRRFANLILTVGVVKMAEESGF from the coding sequence ATGTTAAAGACATCAGTAATACATCCAACGATAATGGAGGCACTTGCACGTTCAGGTCATTTTGCACAAGTTGTTATTGCAGATGGTAATCTTCCAGTTGGAGCGATGACAGGACCAAACTCTACTACTGTACATCTTAATTTTCGTCCAGGTCTTTTAGATGCGCTTACAGTACTAGAAGGTTTAATAGAAGTTTGCCCTTTTCAAGGAGCAATCGTTATGGAAAAACCTGCTGAAGCAAATGCAGAGATACATGATGCTTATAAAAATTTACTTGGAGATGTAACTTGGAATGAGATGGAGCGATGGGCTTTCTACGATAAAATTAGAGACCCTAATACAACTTTAATTATTCAAACTGGTGAACAAAGGCGATTTGCTAATTTGATTTTAACTGTTGGTGTTGTGAAAATGGCAGAAGAAAGTGGTTTTTAA
- the gndA gene encoding NADP-dependent phosphogluconate dehydrogenase: MTRIKANIIFIMGVSGVGKSTIGNLLSEELNLPFFDGDDFHPEDNILKMSKGEALNDNDRLGWLQTLNKLAIKQLANKGCIIVCSALKESYRTILSLDIQQHVKWVFLHGSFEQIKERMNSRKDHFMSSNLLKSQFDTLEEPQNAIHIDISLTPNNIIKVIHKELVEKSEFGLFGLGVMGKSLSRNLANNGFKISLFNRHVDGVEVDVAKNFKNEFEELSTALPFDSIKSFVGSLQTPRKIMLMVNAGKIVDYVIEDLLPFLEAGDILIDGGNSNYNKTKERFHYLKSKNIHFVGTGVSGGEEGALKGPSIMPGCDKDVYKDIQPFLEAIAAKDDNNLPCCTHIGTEGSGHFVKMVHNGIEYVEMQLLAEVFVMLKALGNNPDEIADILESWKETTNSYLLEITIDILRKKEGNDWLVNQIMDKAGNKGTGNWTTIATAELGIPSTMIATALFARYTSFYKDERVLASQNFEENTNPNLNITNADVLKAYQFARIINHYQGFKLINEASKSYNWDLNLSELARIWTNGCIIKSDLMVELVTVFKTTDNMLTDKTIIEKLKTVKPSIKKVVSEGVLNELPISNFSESINFLNSFSVANSSANLIQAQRDYFGAHTYQRINDASNKFYHTDWKNN; this comes from the coding sequence ATGACAAGAATAAAAGCAAATATTATCTTTATTATGGGAGTTTCTGGTGTTGGTAAAAGCACGATAGGAAACTTATTATCAGAAGAATTAAATCTTCCTTTTTTTGATGGAGATGATTTTCATCCAGAAGATAATATCTTAAAAATGTCTAAAGGCGAGGCTTTAAATGATAATGATAGATTGGGTTGGCTACAAACATTAAACAAATTAGCAATAAAACAATTAGCAAATAAAGGTTGCATTATTGTTTGTTCAGCCTTAAAAGAAAGCTATCGTACAATTTTAAGTCTAGATATTCAACAACACGTAAAATGGGTTTTTCTTCATGGTTCTTTTGAGCAAATTAAAGAAAGAATGAATAGTCGTAAAGATCATTTTATGAGTTCTAATTTATTAAAATCTCAATTTGATACGTTAGAAGAACCACAGAATGCCATACATATAGATATAAGTTTAACACCTAACAATATTATAAAAGTGATACATAAAGAGTTAGTAGAAAAGTCTGAATTCGGTTTATTCGGATTGGGAGTTATGGGAAAGAGTTTAAGTAGAAATTTAGCAAATAATGGATTTAAAATTTCTTTATTTAATAGACATGTAGATGGAGTAGAGGTAGATGTTGCAAAAAACTTCAAGAATGAATTTGAAGAATTATCAACAGCACTTCCATTTGATTCTATTAAATCTTTTGTAGGTTCTCTGCAAACGCCAAGAAAGATTATGTTAATGGTAAATGCAGGTAAAATTGTAGATTATGTTATTGAAGATCTTTTGCCATTTTTAGAAGCTGGAGATATTTTAATAGATGGTGGAAATTCCAACTATAATAAGACTAAAGAGAGATTTCATTATTTAAAATCGAAGAATATACATTTTGTTGGAACGGGTGTTTCTGGAGGAGAAGAAGGCGCTTTAAAAGGCCCATCAATTATGCCTGGTTGTGATAAAGATGTTTATAAAGATATCCAGCCTTTTTTAGAAGCAATCGCAGCAAAAGACGATAATAATTTACCTTGTTGTACGCATATTGGAACCGAAGGAAGTGGGCATTTTGTAAAAATGGTTCATAATGGAATTGAATATGTAGAAATGCAATTATTAGCAGAGGTGTTTGTAATGTTGAAAGCATTAGGAAATAATCCTGATGAAATCGCAGATATTTTAGAGTCTTGGAAAGAGACAACGAATAGTTATTTGTTAGAAATTACGATTGATATCTTAAGAAAAAAAGAAGGAAATGATTGGTTGGTAAACCAAATTATGGACAAAGCAGGTAATAAAGGAACAGGAAACTGGACCACGATTGCAACTGCAGAGTTAGGAATACCAAGCACAATGATTGCTACTGCATTATTTGCACGTTACACTTCATTTTATAAAGATGAGCGTGTTCTTGCAAGTCAAAACTTCGAAGAAAACACAAATCCGAATTTAAATATTACAAATGCTGATGTTTTAAAGGCATATCAATTTGCTAGAATTATAAATCATTATCAAGGTTTTAAGCTAATTAATGAGGCTTCTAAAAGTTATAATTGGGATTTGAATTTAAGTGAATTAGCTAGAATTTGGACGAATGGTTGTATTATCAAATCAGATTTAATGGTAGAATTGGTAACCGTTTTTAAAACGACGGATAATATGTTAACAGATAAAACAATTATTGAAAAACTAAAAACAGTAAAACCAAGCATTAAAAAAGTAGTTTCTGAAGGTGTTTTAAATGAATTGCCAATTTCTAATTTTAGTGAATCTATCAATTTTTTAAACAGTTTTTCAGTAGCAAATTCATCAGCAAATTTAATACAAGCACAACGTGATTATTTTGGTGCACACACCTATCAAAGAATAAATGATGCTTCAAATAAATTCTATCATACAGATTGGAAAAATAATTAA